The genomic DNA GATCTCGATGGATCTTCCATTCAAACGGCGACCGCAGAAATTCTTCGACAGTCCCATCGGTGACCGGGACCAATTGAGGCAGATACATCGCGCGGCTGCGGAATCCGGGCACCTCGCTTCCAACAACCGGTTGCCCCTGCCATAGGATGCGGCCTTCTTGAACAGGATCCAATAAAACCATCGACCGCATCAAAACGGTCTTCCCTGCGCCGCTGGAACCGACCAAACCGATCCGTTCTCCGGCAGCGATCGACATCGAAACCCGATCGATCAACACGCGACCGGTGGCGGAATCGCGGCGAGTGATCTGTTCGGCGGTCAGTAGCGGTGCAGCCAAGGCGATAAAACTCAAGTAGTGTCGTTCTGGAAGTTCGCCGATTATAAGCAGCCAGCAAGCAGCCTTCTAGGTTTAACCGCAATCCCGTTCAACGAAGCGTAGTGGACGAGGCTACGAGTCCTTTTGCATCAGACCAAATCGCGGGGACTCGTAACCTCGTCCACTACGTCCCGCCGCTAATTCTTTCGACGGTCCGAAGAGCCTGCGGTTTGCCCGGAAAATATATTGCGACATGCTTAGCCGACACTACTCGAAGCGATCAAACCAGCCAACCGCCGTTGACGTGCAGCGTCTGTCCGGTCATGTAATCGGCCAACGGACTGCACAGAAACAGGATCGCGTTGGCGATTTCCGACGGTTCACCAAATCGCCCCAAAGGAATTTGTTTCAGCATCTCGGCGCGGGCCGCTTCGGGAATCGAAGCTCCCATCTCGGTCAGCACCACGCCGGGAGCGACCGCGTTGACGGTGATCCGTCGGCTGGCCAGTTCCTTGCTGATCGCTTTGGTCAGTCCAACCACGCCCGCTTTGGCAGCTGAATAATTCGCCTGGCCGAAGAAGCCAGTAAAGCCGGAGATCGATGTCATGTTAACGATTCGCCCGCCATCGGCGATCCGCTCCGACGCCTCTTTGCAAACGCGATAGACGCCCGATAGGTTCGTATCGATTACCGAACCCCATTCGTCATCGGACATCTTCTTCAGCGTGCGGTCTCGCAAGATCGCCGCGTTGTTGACGACGATGTCCAACGATCCAAAGTGCCCGACCACGGCATCGAACATCGCTGCGATCGAATCGCGATCGCGGACGTCTCCTTCGACCGCCTTCGCCCGCGACCCCAAGCCGCTGGCCGCCTGCTCGGCTCGCTGCTGGTTCACCCCCGCAGCGTCCTGGAAATAGGTCAACACGACGTTGGCTCCAGCGGCGTGCAGCGTCGTCGCCGTCTGCAGTCCCAGCCCTTGTCCGCCACCGGTAACCACGGTTGTCTTCTGTGTCAGGTCGATGCTGATCATTGTCTTATATTCGTTTGTAGAGGAAAGGATTTCATCGCGACGAAGCGTCTGCTGTCAAACCAATCCGGTCCA from Rosistilla carotiformis includes the following:
- the fabG gene encoding 3-oxoacyl-ACP reductase FabG, which produces MISIDLTQKTTVVTGGGQGLGLQTATTLHAAGANVVLTYFQDAAGVNQQRAEQAASGLGSRAKAVEGDVRDRDSIAAMFDAVVGHFGSLDIVVNNAAILRDRTLKKMSDDEWGSVIDTNLSGVYRVCKEASERIADGGRIVNMTSISGFTGFFGQANYSAAKAGVVGLTKAISKELASRRITVNAVAPGVVLTEMGASIPEAARAEMLKQIPLGRFGEPSEIANAILFLCSPLADYMTGQTLHVNGGWLV